In Fundulus heteroclitus isolate FHET01 chromosome 8, MU-UCD_Fhet_4.1, whole genome shotgun sequence, a genomic segment contains:
- the LOC105931135 gene encoding placenta-specific gene 8 protein: MAVTNQPGRFEPSDFQTGLCDICDDCGTCCYGWFCFPCLGCSIASDMDECCLCGINMAIRSVYRTRYNIRGSLCKDYMAYFFCPVCATCQLKRDIDLRKKQGVF, translated from the exons ATGGCTGTGACCAACCAACCAGGCAGATTTGAGCCCTCTGACTTCCAGACCGGTCTGTGTGATATCTGTGATGACTGCGGAACCT GCTGCTACGGATGGTTCTGCTTCCCGTGTCTCGGCTGCTCCATCGCCAGCGACATGGACGAGTGCTGCCTGTGTGGTATAAACATGGCAATCCGCAGCGTCTACAGAACCAGATACAACATCAGA gGATCCTTGTGCAAGGATTACATGGCGTACTTCTTCTGCCCTGTCTGCGCCACCTGCCAGCTGAAGAGAGACATCGACCTGAGAAAGAAGCAGGGCGTATTCTGA